The DNA region TTTTTAAGGGCAATGGCGTGCTGTTTGCAGTACTCCACGCAGGTGCCGCAGCCGGTGCAGAGGCCGGGAATGCGCAGAGGACGGATCCTGCCGATGATCCCGATGTCGTTTAGAAGCGGACTGTTGCAGATGTAGGTGCAGCTGGATATGGCGATGCGGAGCCGTATCGGGAGTTCCCTCCCGAAGACCCGTCATCACCATCTCAGTCCCTCGACGGTCTCGGGTTCACCGAACGATTCTATCTGGTTTTGAGGAAGCAAGCGCTGGTGATGATCGTGGTGCCCTATCTGTTTATATCCCCGGGTTACCGATCTCGCTTTCGCACCATGTTACAACGCTCTCAGCGATAGCAACTGCCCGCTGGTATTCCTCCTCTTTGACTGGCGAAAGGAAATGCGGATACCGGGTCGTAATGGCGAACCGTGTTAGTTTCGCGGCTTCTTTCACGCGATCCGGCACGCAAATCCCGTTCATCATGATGATGGTAACAAGTGCGGCAAGATCGTGGACATACGGATACTCGATATGATGAAGGATACAGACCGCCTTGAGCGCTTTTTCTGCTGCCTGCTGGGCGTTGAAGCAGAGATCTTCCAGGTAGACGGATGTATCGGCACGGCTCCTGGCAATTGCAAGGTTTGAATGTGCCCGGTTTAACCATTCCCGTGGATCTTCAGGTTGAAACCTCTCCGGCATGGTAAACCTCGCGGCCCTGCTGGAGTGCAGGGTATACTATAAAGTAAGGGGAATTCCGGAACCGCTCCATATCCAGGGAAGAGATAACAATAATATCGACGGCCTTGCCGATACCGATCAGGTTCATATAGATCTCTTCCGTGAGACTCCCGGCATCGAACTCACCGCTCTTTATCAC from Methanoculleus receptaculi includes:
- a CDS encoding HEPN domain-containing protein, coding for MPERFQPEDPREWLNRAHSNLAIARSRADTSVYLEDLCFNAQQAAEKALKAVCILHHIEYPYVHDLAALVTIIMMNGICVPDRVKEAAKLTRFAITTRYPHFLSPVKEEEYQRAVAIAESVVTWCESEIGNPGI
- a CDS encoding nucleotidyltransferase domain-containing protein → MMKEGTVDPEVLEEIIRRIVACSNPEKIVLFGSGARGEMGPASDIDLLVIKSGEFDAGSLTEEIYMNLIGIGKAVDIIVISSLDMERFRNSPYFIVYPALQQGREVYHAGEVST